A window of Kiritimatiellia bacterium genomic DNA:
CATTGCCGAAGTTGAGCGGAAATGCATGGCAAAAATCGCGGAATTGGAAATCATGCTGAAAACACAGCTCGCCCGCGCCGGCGATGACGCGGAAAAAAATGAACAGCTGCAAAACAGCCGCCAGGCTGAGACCGCAAAGATACGCGCCGCGGCGGAAGAGGAAAAGGAAAGCATCCGCAATCCTGAATCATAAACCGGCTATAAGGGGAAAAAATGAACATCGGATGGACCGAAATACTTGTAATTTTGCTGATTATCCTTTTATTGTTTGGCGCGAAACGCCTGCCGGACCTGGCGCGTTCTTTGGGCAAAAGCCTGCGCGAGTTCAAGAAGGGGCGGGACGAATCGGGCCGGGATGAAGGCGCGCCCGGGCCAAAGAAAGACAATGATCAAACCGGGGGCGGTTGAAAGTTCTGCGCTGTCTGCCAGCCGCAAAAAAAAGTGTAATGCCAAAAGCAAAACCATCCGGGCAGGGCTCCTCCGCGCTGTTGGCCGTTTTCGGTTCGGCCGGTTT
This region includes:
- the tatA gene encoding twin-arginine translocase TatA/TatE family subunit codes for the protein MNIGWTEILVILLIILLLFGAKRLPDLARSLGKSLREFKKGRDESGRDEGAPGPKKDNDQTGGG